Proteins from one Bombus pascuorum chromosome 15, iyBomPasc1.1, whole genome shotgun sequence genomic window:
- the LOC132914846 gene encoding phosphatidylinositol-binding clathrin assembly protein isoform X3: protein MAGQTINDRLLAARHSIAGQGLAKAVCKATTEEMIGPKKKHLEYLVRCTNEPNVSIPQLANLLIERSQNTNWTVVFKALITVHHMLCYGNERFTQYLASSNSTFQLSNFLDKSGVQAGARIGYDMSPFIRRYAKYLNEKALSYRTVAFDFCKVKRGKDDRTLRTMNAEKLLKTLPVLQSQLDALLEFDCTANDLTNGVINMAFMLLFRDLIRLFACYNDGIINLLEKYFDMNKKQCREALDLYKKFLIRMDRVGEFLKVAENVGIDKGDIPDLTKAPSSLLDALEQHLASLEGKKGSAANTPTQSASNRTNVKSGVSALSSTSTAFGTAASNNRLDHAGNGHIDEALRQQALAEEEAAMNQYKAKVQSPSSGPSTNPFLSSPTNNANQPIVDLFSSPSTTTTAESQPQKASDDLLQLAGNPFADMFGTPQPATASTAQTQNNMWMTNGFAAVPPANNNFVTDNSFSSVFGNQDSKSAGAPGTAGSVPNPFMSDFPSLGSQSTQSNAAAFGLFEQSAANVAANVSGGDGQQQGQIGGDLFSAGGQADLFGGDSAVLRTAEGVAGDAAAEAASSVTLTSGKSTATPPPRPPPPATAMNGTPRPTSPTMSGAAAGKLSTGTSSTTAAAPSKSAFDDLNDSIRMALGGSPSRPAPISQQLPTAAQQAQQPLQQGFGMFDMAANMAATGQPVMPGGPMVGYGIPTQVPAGYGSPAKQPTSGFDSLGMMLMPTTVAGDNNISAAGQQQNATSTGKVLTGDLDSSLASLAQNLTINKSAQQQVKGMQWNSPKNAAKTGGPAGGWTPQPMAATTGAGYRPMGQGMTQLPSTAMGFSPHTAPLGMQGVPMGMQGMQGMRPMMSTMPGGPGGMMVSGGAASMMMPSTNPMMGANLQQQPQPQQQQQQSQAVQQPQNNQVQLDPFGAL, encoded by the exons ACTTGGTGCGGTGCACGAACGAACCCAACGTGTCGATACCTCAACTGGCGAATCTGTTGATAGAACGGTCGCAGAACACGAACTGGACGGTCGTTTTTAAAGCTCTGATCACGGTGCACCATATGCTTTGTTACGGCAATGAG AGGTTTACACAGTATCTGGCGTCCAGTAACAGCACGTTTCAACTCAGtaattttctcgataaaaGCGGCGTTCAAG CAGGAGCTCGTATTG GCTATGACATGTCACCATTCATTAGGAGATACGCGAAGTACCTCAATGAGAAGGCTCTTTCTTACAGGACCGTAGCGTTTGACTTTTGCAAGGTGAAAAGAGG GAAGGACGACCGTACTTTGCGCACAATGAACGCTGAGAAACTGTTGAAAACCTTGCCAGTTTTACAGTCACAGTTGGATGCTCTATTGGAGTTCGATTGCACCGCTAATGATCTCACCAACGGTGTCATAAACATGGCTTTCATGCTCCTTTTCCGGGATCTGATTAGATTGTTTGCCTGTTACAATGATGGCATTATTAACTTACTAG aaaagtattttgatatgaataaaaaacaaTGTCGCGAAGCTCTGGACTTGTACAAAAAGTTCCTCATACGAATGGATCGGGTGGGTGAATTTTTAAAGGTTGCCGAG AACGTTGGCATTGATAAAGGAGACATACCTGATCTAACAAAG GCCCCTAGTAGCTTACTGGATGCGTTAGAGCAGCACCTTGCCTCCTTGGAAGGAAAGAAGGGATCTGCAGCAAACACTCCAACACAGTCTGCAAG CAATAGAACGAATGTAAAGTCGGGAGTGTCCGCCCTGTCTTCCACCAGTACTGCGTTTGGAACAGCAGCCAGTAATAATCGCCTCGACCATGCCGGAAATGGACATATCGATGAAGCACTACGGCAGCAAGCCCTCGCGGAAGAGGAGGCTGCTATGAATCAGTACAAG GCGAAAGTGCAATCCCCATCGAGCGGACCTAGTACGAATCCCTTCCTCAGTTCACCGACCAACAACGCTAATCAACCAATAGTAGATCTATTCAGTTCACCATCAACGACAACGACAGCTGAAAGTCAG CCGCAAAAAGCGTCAGACGATCTGCTCCAATTAGCAGGGAATCCTTTCGCGGATATGTTCGGAACGCCACAGCCTGCAACTGCATCGACCGCACAAACGCAGAACAACATGTGGATGACTAACG GTTTCGCCGCAGTGCCCCCAGCAAATAATAACTTTGTTACAGATAACAGTTTCTCTTCCGTATTTGGTAATCAAGACTCGAAATCTG CTGGTGCTCCAGGAACGGCCGGATCCGTACCAAATCCTTTTATGTCCGACTTCCCTTCCCTTGGTTCCCAGTCAACGCAGTCAAACGCAGCCGCTTTCGGTCTCTTCGAGCAGAGTGCCGCAAACGTTGCCGCTAATGTGAGCGGTGGCGATGGCCAGCAACAAGGGCAAATCGGCGGAGACCTGTTCAGTGCTGGCGGCCAGGCAGATCTCTTTGGGGGCGACTCTGCAGTGCTCAGGACCGCGGAGGGTGTCGCTGGGGACGCCGCCGCGGAGGCGGCATCCTCTGTGACTCTGACCTCCGGTAAGTCCACTGCCACGCCGCCTCCCAGACCGCCGCCTCCCGCGACAGCGATGAACGGTACACCTAGACCAACTTCGCCTACAATGTCCGGAGCGGCAGCTGGGAAACTATCCACTGGAACGTCGAGTACCACCGCCGCCGCTCCAAGTAAGAGCGCGTTCGACGATCTGAATGATAGCATTCGTATGGCACTGGGCGGGTCTCCGTCAAGACCGGCACCTATATCTCAACAACTACCAACCGCCGCGCAACAAGCACAGCAACCTCTGCAACAGGGTTTTGGCATGTTCGATATGGCTGCGAATATGGCTGCCACCGGGCAACCGGTCATGCCTGGAGGGCCGATGGTCGGCTACGGTATCCCAACCCAAGTCCCGGCGGGGTACGGGTCTCCGGCTAAGCAGCCGACCTCAG GTTTTGACAGTTTGGGCATGATGCTGATGCCTACCACTGTAGCTggagataataatatttcagcaGCAGGACAACAGCAGAATGCAACATCCACTGGCAAAGTCCTGACTGGAGATTTGGATAGCAGCCTTGCTAGTCTTGCTCAAAATCTGACAATCAACAAAAGTGCGCAGCAGCAAGTCAA gGGTATGCAATGGAATTCCCCCAAAAACGCTGCTAAAACTGGTGGCCCAGCTGGAGGATGGACACCACAGCCTATGGCAGCTACGACTGGTGCTGGGTATCGCCCAATG GGACAAGGAATGACGCAACTCCCTTCAACTGCTATGGGCTTCTCTCCCCATACTGCACCATTG GGAATGCAAGGTGTGCCAATGGGCATGCAGGGCATGCAGGGCATGAGGCCAATGATGAGCACAATGCCTGGTGGTCCTGGTGGCATGATGGTCTCAGGAGGAGCTGCATCAATGATGATGCCCAGCACAAATCCCATGATGGGTGCTAATCTTCAGCAGCAACCGCAGCcacagcagcagcaacaacaatcCCAGGCTGTTCAACAGCCGCAAAATAATCAAGTCCAACTTGATCCATTTGGTGCTCTGTGA
- the LOC132914846 gene encoding phosphatidylinositol-binding clathrin assembly protein isoform X6 has protein sequence MAGQTINDRLLAARHSIAGQGLAKAVCKATTEEMIGPKKKHLEYLVRCTNEPNVSIPQLANLLIERSQNTNWTVVFKALITVHHMLCYGNERFTQYLASSNSTFQLSNFLDKSGVQAGARIGYDMSPFIRRYAKYLNEKALSYRTVAFDFCKVKRGKDDRTLRTMNAEKLLKTLPVLQSQLDALLEFDCTANDLTNGVINMAFMLLFRDLIRLFACYNDGIINLLEKYFDMNKKQCREALDLYKKFLIRMDRVGEFLKVAENVGIDKGDIPDLTKAPSSLLDALEQHLASLEGKKGSAANTPTQSASTAFGTAASNNRLDHAGNGHIDEALRQQALAEEEAAMNQYKAKVQSPSSGPSTNPFLSSPTNNANQPIVDLFSSPSTTTTAESQPQKASDDLLQLAGNPFADMFGTPQPATASTAQTQNNMWMTNGNGFAAVPPANNNFVTDNSFSSVFGNQDSKSAGAPGTAGSVPNPFMSDFPSLGSQSTQSNAAAFGLFEQSAANVAANVSGGDGQQQGQIGGDLFSAGGQADLFGGDSAVLRTAEGVAGDAAAEAASSVTLTSGKSTATPPPRPPPPATAMNGTPRPTSPTMSGAAAGKLSTGTSSTTAAAPSKSAFDDLNDSIRMALGGSPSRPAPISQQLPTAAQQAQQPLQQGFGMFDMAANMAATGQPVMPGGPMVGYGIPTQVPAGYGSPAKQPTSGFDSLGMMLMPTTVAGDNNISAAGQQQNATSTGKVLTGDLDSSLASLAQNLTINKSAQQQVKGMQWNSPKNAAKTGGPAGGWTPQPMAATTGAGYRPMGQGMTQLPSTAMGFSPHTAPLGMQGVPMGMQGMQGMRPMMSTMPGGPGGMMVSGGAASMMMPSTNPMMGANLQQQPQPQQQQQQSQAVQQPQNNQVQLDPFGAL, from the exons ACTTGGTGCGGTGCACGAACGAACCCAACGTGTCGATACCTCAACTGGCGAATCTGTTGATAGAACGGTCGCAGAACACGAACTGGACGGTCGTTTTTAAAGCTCTGATCACGGTGCACCATATGCTTTGTTACGGCAATGAG AGGTTTACACAGTATCTGGCGTCCAGTAACAGCACGTTTCAACTCAGtaattttctcgataaaaGCGGCGTTCAAG CAGGAGCTCGTATTG GCTATGACATGTCACCATTCATTAGGAGATACGCGAAGTACCTCAATGAGAAGGCTCTTTCTTACAGGACCGTAGCGTTTGACTTTTGCAAGGTGAAAAGAGG GAAGGACGACCGTACTTTGCGCACAATGAACGCTGAGAAACTGTTGAAAACCTTGCCAGTTTTACAGTCACAGTTGGATGCTCTATTGGAGTTCGATTGCACCGCTAATGATCTCACCAACGGTGTCATAAACATGGCTTTCATGCTCCTTTTCCGGGATCTGATTAGATTGTTTGCCTGTTACAATGATGGCATTATTAACTTACTAG aaaagtattttgatatgaataaaaaacaaTGTCGCGAAGCTCTGGACTTGTACAAAAAGTTCCTCATACGAATGGATCGGGTGGGTGAATTTTTAAAGGTTGCCGAG AACGTTGGCATTGATAAAGGAGACATACCTGATCTAACAAAG GCCCCTAGTAGCTTACTGGATGCGTTAGAGCAGCACCTTGCCTCCTTGGAAGGAAAGAAGGGATCTGCAGCAAACACTCCAACACAGTCTGCAAG TACTGCGTTTGGAACAGCAGCCAGTAATAATCGCCTCGACCATGCCGGAAATGGACATATCGATGAAGCACTACGGCAGCAAGCCCTCGCGGAAGAGGAGGCTGCTATGAATCAGTACAAG GCGAAAGTGCAATCCCCATCGAGCGGACCTAGTACGAATCCCTTCCTCAGTTCACCGACCAACAACGCTAATCAACCAATAGTAGATCTATTCAGTTCACCATCAACGACAACGACAGCTGAAAGTCAG CCGCAAAAAGCGTCAGACGATCTGCTCCAATTAGCAGGGAATCCTTTCGCGGATATGTTCGGAACGCCACAGCCTGCAACTGCATCGACCGCACAAACGCAGAACAACATGTGGATGACTAACGGTAACG GTTTCGCCGCAGTGCCCCCAGCAAATAATAACTTTGTTACAGATAACAGTTTCTCTTCCGTATTTGGTAATCAAGACTCGAAATCTG CTGGTGCTCCAGGAACGGCCGGATCCGTACCAAATCCTTTTATGTCCGACTTCCCTTCCCTTGGTTCCCAGTCAACGCAGTCAAACGCAGCCGCTTTCGGTCTCTTCGAGCAGAGTGCCGCAAACGTTGCCGCTAATGTGAGCGGTGGCGATGGCCAGCAACAAGGGCAAATCGGCGGAGACCTGTTCAGTGCTGGCGGCCAGGCAGATCTCTTTGGGGGCGACTCTGCAGTGCTCAGGACCGCGGAGGGTGTCGCTGGGGACGCCGCCGCGGAGGCGGCATCCTCTGTGACTCTGACCTCCGGTAAGTCCACTGCCACGCCGCCTCCCAGACCGCCGCCTCCCGCGACAGCGATGAACGGTACACCTAGACCAACTTCGCCTACAATGTCCGGAGCGGCAGCTGGGAAACTATCCACTGGAACGTCGAGTACCACCGCCGCCGCTCCAAGTAAGAGCGCGTTCGACGATCTGAATGATAGCATTCGTATGGCACTGGGCGGGTCTCCGTCAAGACCGGCACCTATATCTCAACAACTACCAACCGCCGCGCAACAAGCACAGCAACCTCTGCAACAGGGTTTTGGCATGTTCGATATGGCTGCGAATATGGCTGCCACCGGGCAACCGGTCATGCCTGGAGGGCCGATGGTCGGCTACGGTATCCCAACCCAAGTCCCGGCGGGGTACGGGTCTCCGGCTAAGCAGCCGACCTCAG GTTTTGACAGTTTGGGCATGATGCTGATGCCTACCACTGTAGCTggagataataatatttcagcaGCAGGACAACAGCAGAATGCAACATCCACTGGCAAAGTCCTGACTGGAGATTTGGATAGCAGCCTTGCTAGTCTTGCTCAAAATCTGACAATCAACAAAAGTGCGCAGCAGCAAGTCAA gGGTATGCAATGGAATTCCCCCAAAAACGCTGCTAAAACTGGTGGCCCAGCTGGAGGATGGACACCACAGCCTATGGCAGCTACGACTGGTGCTGGGTATCGCCCAATG GGACAAGGAATGACGCAACTCCCTTCAACTGCTATGGGCTTCTCTCCCCATACTGCACCATTG GGAATGCAAGGTGTGCCAATGGGCATGCAGGGCATGCAGGGCATGAGGCCAATGATGAGCACAATGCCTGGTGGTCCTGGTGGCATGATGGTCTCAGGAGGAGCTGCATCAATGATGATGCCCAGCACAAATCCCATGATGGGTGCTAATCTTCAGCAGCAACCGCAGCcacagcagcagcaacaacaatcCCAGGCTGTTCAACAGCCGCAAAATAATCAAGTCCAACTTGATCCATTTGGTGCTCTGTGA